The Candidatus Cloacimonadota bacterium genome includes a window with the following:
- a CDS encoding PIN domain-containing protein has product MNPYEIRKNNIEKMKQLCVSNINTNNEILAFAEKLEKDYNFKPIDASHIAVAELSKCDYFVTCDNFVVRRAKKVQELTVKIINPINLLRKEFLDETESI; this is encoded by the coding sequence TTGAATCCCTACGAAATAAGAAAGAATAATATAGAAAAAATGAAACAACTTTGTGTTAGTAATATCAACACGAATAATGAAATACTTGCTTTTGCAGAAAAGTTAGAGAAGGATTACAATTTCAAACCAATAGATGCTTCTCATATCGCAGTTGCCGAATTATCTAAATGTGATTATTTTGTTACTTGTGATAATTTTGTTGTTAGAAGGGCAAAAAAGGTTCAAGAACTAACAGTTAAAATAATAAATCCTATTAACCTTTTAAGAAAGGAGTTTTTAGATGAAACAGAATCTATCTGA